The sequence CCCCGGGTCCCGTGCTTCAAGCTCGGCGTGAAGATGGGCGATCCGGACTTCGTCCCCCGGTTCCTCCACTCGGGACGGGTCGGGTTCTATTTGCGCGTCCTGGAGGAAGGAGAAGTCCGCGCCGGGGATGCCATCGTTCCGGTCCGGATGGACCCCTTGGGGCTAAACCTCCAGGACAGCATGCTGGCGCGCCTCCCGGGACCTAGACAGGCCGAGATCATCGACCGGGCTCTCAAGATCGAGGCGCTGTCCCAAGCCTGGCGCGAGGACCTAGAAAAACGCCGCCGAGCGCTGCTCCGCACCGGACCCGACCCCGTACCGTGACCACCAGCGCGCACGACCTCGCTACCCTGGGCGCGGCCCCCATCGACGTGTGGCGAATTTCCCTGGCGGTCGGCGCTGCCCACTTGGCTGACTACTGGGCTATCCTGTCCCCTTCGGAGCGGGAGTGCACGGAACGCCTCCGCGCGGCCGATCAACGGCGCCGGCGGCTGGCCGCCCAAGGCGCCTTGCGCTGGGTGCTGGCGCGTTATCTGGATGTCTCGCCGAAGGCGCTGCGCTTCGCCCACGGCGACCATGGCAAGCCACGGCTGGCCGACACGGCGCCGGACCAGGGCCTGGTGTTCAACCTGACCCATTCTGGCGATGAAGCCTTGCTCGCCGTCGGCCGCGATCTCGCCTTGGGCATCGACCTGGAGCTCAGGCGTCCGCTCGGCCGCCTAGACGCCATGGCCGAGCGCTGTCTAGCGCCCTGCGAGCTGTTGTATTGGCGGGCGCTGCCGCGGGCGGAGCGCCTGCCCGCGTTTTTCGATTCCTGGACCGCCAAGGAAGCTTTTGCCAAAGCCACCGGCCGCGGGCTCTCCCTAGGCTTGACCCGGTGCGTGCTGGCACCCTGCCCGGAACCGCGGCTGGCGAGCATTCCCGAACAACATGGGGCGGCCGGCGAATGGGGCTTGTGGCGGCTGGATCTGGGGGCCCAGTTCAGCGCAACCCTGTGCGCTAGGACCCAGGCCGCCCAGATCCGGATGGTCCGGTTCGCCCCCCGGCCGCCTCCGCTCCATCCATCCGGCGATCCCTTCCCATGAATCCGGCGCCCTGGGTTCCGCCCCCCGCCCTCGCCCTCTTGCTGGCCGCCCTAGGCCACCTGCTCGACGGGCTGTTCCCGCAGCTGCCGCATCCGAGCCTGCCGACCTTCGGCCTCCTGCTGCTGGCGGACGCCTTGACTTTGGCCATAACCGCCTGGGTGAGTTTCTGGCGGCTCGGAACCACGGTGCTCCCCCACGGGACGCCCACCGCCTTGGTCACCGGCGGTCCCTACCGCTGGACCCGCAACCCCATGTACCTGGCTTTATCCACAGCCCTGTGGGGATTTGCCTTCTATATCGGCGGGCTGGTTGCGTACCTGGCGCCGCTCGCCTTCCATTTCCTCATCGACCGGTGGCACATTCCCTTCGAGGAGGCTCGACTGTCGGCCCTGTTCGGTGCGGATTACGCCCGTTACCGGCAAAGGGTACCGCGCTGGCTCTAGCCGAGGTCCTGCGAGGGTGGACGCCCGAGGGCTCAATCCACCACTTTGAGGGGAATCGCGGGGCGGGATTGGGTACCGGCGGGAATTTCGTACTCCGGCACCGGCTCTGGCGCCATCGGGCCCCGGGTGCGGGGTCCGAACAGGGACACCCAGAGGGCTTTCCACGGCCGTTTGATGGCATCCTCCACGG is a genomic window of Candidatus Methylocalor cossyra containing:
- a CDS encoding 4'-phosphopantetheinyl transferase family protein; the protein is MTTSAHDLATLGAAPIDVWRISLAVGAAHLADYWAILSPSERECTERLRAADQRRRRLAAQGALRWVLARYLDVSPKALRFAHGDHGKPRLADTAPDQGLVFNLTHSGDEALLAVGRDLALGIDLELRRPLGRLDAMAERCLAPCELLYWRALPRAERLPAFFDSWTAKEAFAKATGRGLSLGLTRCVLAPCPEPRLASIPEQHGAAGEWGLWRLDLGAQFSATLCARTQAAQIRMVRFAPRPPPLHPSGDPFP
- a CDS encoding methyltransferase family protein, which gives rise to MNPAPWVPPPALALLLAALGHLLDGLFPQLPHPSLPTFGLLLLADALTLAITAWVSFWRLGTTVLPHGTPTALVTGGPYRWTRNPMYLALSTALWGFAFYIGGLVAYLAPLAFHFLIDRWHIPFEEARLSALFGADYARYRQRVPRWL